GGATATCGTGGCTACTGATAACAACAAGGCTGTCCTGCACTACCCTGGTGGCGAGTTCGAAATGGACATCATGGAAGCTACCGAGGGCAACAGCGGCGTTGTCCTGGGCAAGATGCTGTCCGAAACCGGACTGGTTACTTTCGACCCAGGCTATGTGAGCACCGGCTCCACCGAGTCAAAGATCACCTACATCGATGGCGATGCAGGTATCCTGCGTTACCGTGGCTATGACATCGCTGACCTGGCTGAAAATGCCACCTTCAACGAAGTGTCATACCTTCTTATTAACGGCGAGCTGCCAACCCCAGATCAGCTCCACAAGTTTAACGATGAAATTCGCCACCACACCCTGCTGGACGAGGACTTCAAGTCCCAGTTCAACGTGTTCCCACGCGACGCTCACCCAATGGCAACCCTGGCATCCTCTGTGAACATTTTGTCCACTTACTACCAGGATCAGCTGAACCCACTTGATGAGGCACAGCTTGATAAGGCAACCGTTCGCCTCATGGCTAAGGTTCCAATGCTTGCTGCGTACGCACACCGCGCACGCAAGGGTGCTCCGTACATGTACCCAGACAACTCCCTCAATGCGCGTGAGAACTTCCTGCGCATGATGTTCGGTTACCCAACCGAGCCATATGAGATTGACCCAATTATGGTCAAGGCTTTAGACAAGCTGCTTATCCTGCACGCCGACCACGAGCAGAACTGCTCCACCTCTACTGTTCGTATGATTGGTTCTGCACAGGCCAACATGTTTGTCTCCATTGCTGGTGGCATCAACGCACTGTCCGGCCCACTGCACGGTGGCGCAAACCAGGCTGTTCTCGAGATGCTCGAAGACATCAAGAACAACCACGGTGGCGACGCAACCGAGTTCATGAACAAGGTCAAGAACAAGGAAGACGGCGTCCGCCTCATGGGCTTCGGACACCGCGTCTACAAGAACTACGACCCACGTGCAGCCATCGTCAAGGAGACCGCACACGAGATCCTCGAGCACCTCGGTGGCGACGATCTTCTGGATCTGGCAATCAAGCTGGAAGAGATCGCACTTGCAGATGATTACTTCATCTCCCGCAAGCTGTACCCGAACGTTGACTTCTACACCGGCTTGATCTACCGCGCCATGGGCTTCCCAACCGACTTCTTCACCGTGTTGTTTGCGATCGGACGTCTCCCAGGCTGGATCGCTCACTACCGCGAGCAGCTCGGCGCTCCAGGTGCAAAGATCAACCGCCCACGTCAGATCTACACCGGAAACACCTCACGCAAGTTCATTCCACGCGAGGAGCGCTAAGCGCTAATTGTCGTGCTCAACTACGGCCGAAGCCATGTCATCTGTCATAATGGCAGAGATGGTTTCGGCCGTTTTTGTTCGAAACCAAATATTCACGATTTTCAAGGAGCAGGTAAATCACATGGAAAAGCCACAGATTGAGCCACAGGTCGGTCCGGCACCGGAGGACCTTGTTATCTCTGACATCATCGTTGGCGACGGCGCAGAAGCTCGACCAGGCGGAGAAGTTGAAGTCCACTACGTGGGCGTTGACTTCGAGACTGGTGAGGAGTTTGACTCCTCCTGGGATCGTGGACAGACCAGCCAGTTCCCACTGAACGGCCTCATCGCAGGTTGGCAAGAAGGCATCCCAGGTATGAAAGTTGGCGGTCGTCGTCAGCTGACCATCCCCCCAGAGGCTGCTTACGGCCCAGAGGGCTCCGGGCACCCACTGTCCGGCCGCACCCTGGTGTTCATCATTGACCTGATCAGCGCCTAAAGGTTCGGCTGCGCAAGCTCTTCAAAGCGAGCAAAGCGCGCCTCACGCCCCGCCCTTTCCGGATTGGTTTCCAATTCGGAAAGGGCATTGCTGATTGTGGCCAGCACATTTTGCAAGAAGTTGTCTGTTTCGGCGATGAGGCCGTCGATAAGCTTCATTTCAACCAGCGAACGCGCAAGCACGCCCTGTCGCTCAAGGATCTCGGCGGCGTGGTCGGCGTCGTTATAAAGAATTGCGGATGCGCCCTCAAAAGGCAGCGCAGACAGCCATGCGGTTTCCGCGGCGTAGACTAGGTTGCCGGGCAACATGGCCAGCGCACCCGCGCCAACGCCCTGACCGAGAATGATGGTTACGGAGGGCAGGGGAGCGTCGACAAGCGTGGCAATGGTGCGCGCAATCGAGCCCACCATGCCCTGCTCCTCGGCCGCCTGCGACAGCTCAGCGCCAGGGGTGTCCACAATGCTCACCAACGGCAAGGCCAGCTCGCATGCCAGGGACGCCCCGTGCCGGGCCAGCCTGAGAGCCTGCGTGGTCAGCGTATGGCGGCGGTCTTGCGCAATCAGCACACACGCACGGCCGTGGATGCGCGCAATCGCCACGGTCGCCCCAGGGGCGCCAGAGAGCTTTACGACGCCATCCCCCAGCTCTTCCATCAACTCGAAACTACCCGGTCGCGTCGGATCACGCGTCACCTCAATTGTCTCCAGGAGGTTGAGCTTCTGCGTTGGCTTGGGCGTTTCTATATAACCCCCAGGCGTTGCTGGAGCCAAAATGCGCACAATCTTGACCATCTCGTTGCGCAGCTGCTCAAACGGCATCACACGATCGACAATGCCATGCTCTGCCAGATTCTCTGCCTGCTGCACGCCATCTGGCAGCTTCGACCCCGTAATCACCCCCACCACACGAGGCCCTAGGAAACCGATGCTCGCGCCGGGTTGCGCAAAAGTAATGTGGCCAAGGGAACCGACGGTGGCCATCGCTCCACCCATCGTGGGATCACGCAGGTAAACAATAAACGGCAGATTCGCGTGCCTGTGACGCTGCACCGCCGAGGTGATAGTAAGCATCATGACGGTTGCACGGTTGTCCTCTTGCATGCGCGCTCCACCTGAGGCAGGGGAGACCAACAGTGGAAGCTTCTGCTTAGTTGCGCGGTGCACAGCCTGCATGATGCGCGTTGACGCCACAGCTCCCAAAGAACCGCCCATGAACGTGAAGTCAAAGACGATGACGGCAATGGGGGAGCCGTTAATAAGGCCCTCTCCGGTGATGATGGATTCGTCGAATTCTGCCTTCGAGTTTGCTCGAGTCAACGCATCCGCATACTCCTGATCGATCTCGCCATACTTTGGTGGTGTGTCCCACCGAATGAAGGAGTCTGGATCTAAGACGGTGAGGAATTCACTAGCTAAAATGCGTGTCATTATTCACACCATAGTTCTGGCGAAGGCTCTTTTCAGGGCAAAACTTCGGGTTGAATGGAACTATGAGCAACTTTGCAATGAACACCCCAACTTTGACCCTTTCTGACGGCGCCGAGATCCCCCAAATTGGGTTGGGCACCTGGGAACTCCGCGGCGAGGAAGCCTACCGAGTAGTCCGCGACGCCGTTGAAGTTGGCTACCGCTTGATCGATACGGCCACCCTGTACAACAACGAAGCCGAAGTAGGGCGCGCCATCAACGACGCCATCAAGGCTGGTGATGTCACCCGCGATGACGTGGTTGTCACCTCCAAAGTGTGGGACTCGGACCACGGCGCTGACAGCACCAAGAAAGCGTTTCAACAAACCTTGTCTTTGATGCAGCTTGATTACCTTGATGTGTATCTGATCCATAGTCCGGTGCCGGGAAGCAATGTAGAAACTTTTGAAGCGATGGCTCAACTACAAGGATTGGGCAGCATTCAATCCATTGGTGTCTCCAACTTTTATCCGTCGGTGTTGGAAGAACTCATCGACAAAACAGGGATTGTGCCAGCGATCAATCAGGTGGAATTACATCCCGGATTCAGTCAAGCGGAGTTGCGAAAGCTTCATCAAAAGTTAGGAATTGTCACCCAGGCGTGGGCTCCTTTTGGTGGGGGAGACTTCTTTAATCACCCCGTTATTTTGGAGGTTGCGCGTCGCCATAAGGTGGCTTCATCTGTAATTATTCTGAGCTGGATGGTGGCTATTGGGTGCGTGGCGATCCCCAAGACTGCCCAAAAAGAACGTTTGCTCTTGAATCTCAAAGTCCATGACTTCCGACTTTCAGATGATGACGTGTCAAAAATCACGGCGATCGATAATGAGTCGGGTGCGGGCCGGAAGTTTTGGGATCCAAAGCCAGTCGGGCGCTAAAACGTTCGAGGATACCCACAAACGGCATGTTAATACGTTCTGTGAAGACCGTTAACTATTGCAGGGACGTCTTTGCAGACTTAACAAAAGGGGTATGTGGGGTGGAAAAGGGGGTAAATCGGGAACTTCTATAAAGGCTGGTCACAGGCAATTAACATACTTGACGGGTGTAAAGGGGGGAAAGGAGTTTTCTCAATCGCTATCGCATTGCAATGTGAGTTAGGTAACTTCACATTCACACGTTTAGCTGTGATCGACAACATACTTCGCGGTCGTCGGCCAGATGTGGTGAAGAACTTGAATTCGCTTTCTTCTTAAAAGCCGGCACAGCTTTGGAAAGCGAACGATCACCGACTCCCTGCTCGAGGGATATGAAAGCGAGATGAATTTTCAGTGAGCTCAAGTCCTGTAATTAAGGAGCGTCGACAGCCGACGCCCCAAGAATTCGTTGAGATGCAAAATAGCGCAGAGTTCAAGGAGCTTCGTAGCAAGTTCCGCAGCTTCGCGTTCCCGATGAGCGTTGCCTTCTTCGTGTGGTACATCGTCTACGTTTTGGTAGCTACCTTCGCTTCCGACTGGATGAGCACCCCAGTAGTAGGAAACATGAATATCGGCGTCTTCTTTGGACTCGCACAGTTTATAACTACCTTTGCGATTACCTACATCTACATTGTTTACGCCAATAAGAACCTTGAGCCACGCCAGGCTGCAATTCGCCAGAAGATGGAAGGTTAATTCATGAATTCCACTATTCTCCTAGCTCAAGAGGACACCGGTAACCCGATCCTCAACATTTCCGTCTTCGTGGTGTTCATCGTTGTCACCATGACTGTCGTTATGCGCGCTGGTAAGTCCACCAAGGAAGCATCTGACTTCTACACCGGTGGTGCTTCCTTCTCCGGAACCCAGAACGGTCTCGCAATTGCAGGTGACTACCTGTCCGCAGCTTCCTTCCTCGGCATCGTCGGTGCAATTGCATTGAACGGTTACGACGGATTCCTTTACTCCATCGGCTTCTTCGTGGCATGGCTTGTTGCACTGCTACTCGTTGCTGAGCCTCTTCGTAACGTCGGTCGCTTCACCATGGCAGACGTTTTGTCCTTCCGTCTTCGCCAGAAGCCAGTTCGCGTGGCAGCAGCATTCGGTACCCTCTTCGTGTCCCTGTTCTACCTCATCGCTCAGATGGCTGGTGCAGGTTCGCTGGTGTCCGTGCTTCTTAACATCCACGAGTTCCACTGGCAGGCGCTTGTCGTCGGTGTTGTGGGCGTCGTGATGATCGCCTACGTTCTCCTCGGCGGCATGAAGGGCACCACCTACGTACAGATGATTAAGGCCTGCCTCCTCGTCGGTGGCGTTTTGATCATGACCATCTGGACCTTCATTGCAGTCAAGGGTGGCATCTCCACCCTTCTTGACGACGCAGTTGCAGCACACGCAGTCTCCGAGCGTGCAGCTACTCTCGGCTACGACGCAACCGAAATTCTTGAGCCGGGCCTCAAGTACGGTTCGAGCCTGACCACGCAGCTCGACTTCGTCTCCCTCGGTATCGCTCTGGTTCTGGGTACCGCTGGTCTGCCACACGTTCTCATGCGCTTCTACACCGTTCCTACCGCTAAGGAAGCACGTAAGTCCGTTACCTGGGCAATCGTCCTCATCGGTTCCTTCTACCTCATGACCCTGATCCTGGGCTACGGCGCAGCAGCACTCGTTGGACCAGACCGCATCATGGACGCACCAGGTGCCGCAAACGCAGCAGCTCCACTGCTTGCACTTGAGCTCGGTGGCTCCATCTTCATGGCACTGATCTCCGCAGTTGCATTCGCAACCGTTCTCGCCGTGGTCGCAGGTCTGGCAATTACTGCCTCTGCAGCAGTTGGCCACGACATCTACGACGCTGTTGTCCGCGACGGTCAGTCCACCGAAGCTGAGCAGGTTCGAGTTTCTCGTATCACCATCATCGTGATCGGTATTCTCTCCATCGTGCTGGGTATTCTTGCAATGTCCCAGAACGTTGCCTTCCTGGTGGCTCTGGCGTTCGCTATCGCAGCGTCCGCTAACCTGCCTTGTATCCTGTACTCCCTGTACTGGAAGAAGTTCAACACCACCGGTGCAGTTGCCGCTATCTACACCGGCCTGATCTCCGCTCTGCTGCTCATCTTCTTCTCCCCAGCAGTCTCCGGTACCGCAACCTCCATGGTTCCTTCCGATGGCGGCGGATGGGCTATCTTCCCACTGACCAACCCAGGCATCATTTCCATCCCACTGGCATTCATCGCTGGTTGGATCGGCACCATGGTTGGCAAGCCAGACAACCTGGACGACCTCCAGGCTGAAATGGAAGTTCGCTCCCTCACCGGTGTCGGTGTGGAAGCAGCTGTTGATCACTAAAGATCACGCCCTAGGCTAAACACATAAAGAAAGTCGCCCTCGCCACACTCGGGGAGAGGGCGACTTTTCTATGCAGTATTATTGGTGGACGTGTCAATATCTTCCAGAAACCGCTTTAGTGTGCAGGTCACCGCGGTTCTGCTCATTCTCACGGTTGTGGTGGGCATCGTCGTTGCACTTTTTGGACGGCTTGATCCCACGTCCGAGCAACAGGCTGCAGATGCCACAGGGGCTCCAACACCCGCGAGCACTGTCCGGATCGAAGACAGTCCATACGCTCAATTCATTGAGAACTCTACGGGTTCCCAGATTTCTTTTTTCAGCTTGACTGACGGCTTCCGAACTGGAACATCTACCGAGCGTTTTGCCCGCCCTGCGCTGAGCCTCGGCAAGCTTTACATTGCGCAGTATGTGATGGAAAACGGTACGGAGGAGGAGCAGGAGACGGCCACGGAAATGATTCGAAATTCCTCTGATGTGGCTGCGGAAGTGTTGTACGAGGCCTATCCTGAATCAATTGATGAGATCGCCGATGAATACGGCCTATTGTCTACCCGTGGTGAGGAGCGCTGGGGTTACTCCATGACTTCCACCTATGATTTGGTGCGGTTTGTAGCGCTACTCATTGAAGATGATCCTGAGTCGCCGATTCTTGAAGCCATGCGCAATGCCAGTGATGTTGCGGAGGATGGCTATCCGCAGGACTGGGGGACTGCTGTGCTTGATGGGGTAGAGGGCAGCAAATGGGGGTGGTCGGATGATCGTATGCTGCATACGTCTGTGAGTTTTGGTGAGGGCTATGTTGTTGCGGCCGCTACTACTGGAACGAGAGACGACCTCACTCAATTGGTGGAAAACCAATTGAGTGAGGTCGTAAAAGAGCACAGCTAGAAGAACATAGTTAGCTGGACAGGGTTCCGAGAATCTTTAGTACCTGGTTGAGGGTGTCGACGTTGAGGGTGTCGACGTTGGTGTTGGAGTTGCCGGGAACGGTGGGGACGACATCGTCGACCACGTTGCCTGGGGTCCACTGACCCCAGTCGGACGCGTAAACGTTGTTGATGTCGATGCCTACGCCATCGAGGCGATCCTGATCGATGCGGATCTGGTGGATGGTGGTGCGTGGGTGGATTTGGCCGTTGGATCCCCAGTTATGCATCCAGAAGAATTCGCCGAGGCCGTCTTGGATGGCCCAGTCGATGACGTTGTAGTTGCCGTAGATGCCTAGCTGGTAGCCGCCAGCGGTAAGGGCAGTCTTGAATGCCTGCAGGTAGGGGCGGATCTGGTTGGTGTACTGGGTGCGGGAGGGGTTGTCGTCGATAGCCACGTAGATGGGTCGGTTGGTGGGGCCACCGGCTGCAACGTGGAGTGCGATTGCCTGTGGTGCGTGGGTGGCAGCTCCTGCAGCGCCGTTGAGCCAGTCTGCGGAATCAGATTTGCCGTACTGGTAGACCGATGCGGTCTTTAGGCCAAGCTGGGCGAAGGTGCGGGTTTCTGCCAGGGTGACTGGTTTGCCGATCATCCAGGATTCAGTGCCGGGGCGACGCTGGGATACGTAGCGGACAGCGCCAAGGTGGCCTGCGTTTTTGATGGAGGTGGCGCTGGGGACGCCTGCTGCGTAGTCGATGACAGTGCCAAGAACTGGGCCGAGGGCGTTGGCCTTAGGCATGAACATGCTGGCGGTGCCGATGGTGGCGAGGCATGCTGCTGCTTTTAAGAAGTTCCTGCGGTTGATGTGAGCATCCATAATTCTCCCAAAATAAGTACAAATTGACCGTTAGTCCCACCAGTAACAGTGGTTAACAATAACAACATGCCGATAAAAGGGCTAGGGGATCTCAAAATAGGCATGTAGCACAAACTTCAACTTGTGATGTTCCTCACTAGAATTGGTTTGTTTCCTGCAAAAACAAGAAGTTCCCAGAAAAACATGAGGGTTTAGTCATCTATTTCAGCTACGCTCACGTAACCTACGCATTCGTAAGTGGTCATGGGCTAGTCATGCCCATTCCAAGACTTAGGAGCTTTATTTCGTGAGTATTTCTTCACTGACACCGCTGCATTCTTTCAAAGAACCAGCAATTCTCTACGCCGGTCAGGCTTCTGCCTGGCAGCAGGTGATCGCTGACGCCAGCGAGGACCACATCACCGCGAACCATCTGCGCGAGCTGCTGTCGCGTTCCCGGGCAAAAACTGCACCATTTGCACGCCAGATCACCTCCATCGTCCCCGGATCCCTGGGACGCTTGGATGAGCTCACCCGTGAAGACGCACAAATCGGTTCCGATATTGATGCGCAGCCAGCAGTATCGATCCCAGGCATTTTGCTTGGCCAGATCGCAGCTACCCGCCAGCTGCGCGATCTCGGACTCGATGTCACTGCTGCAACCCGCCTTGGACACTCCCAGGGCATTTTGGGCGTTGAGGCTGTGGATAATGAAGAAGACGTCCTGGCATTCGCCATCCTGCTCGGCGCAGCCGCATCCCAGTTCGCGGGCAAGGGTGCACACATGCTCTCTGTTCGTGGCCTGAACAAGGAGATCATCGAAAACACCGTTGCTGGTGTCGATGGGGTAGAGGTTGCACTGCGCAACGCTCGCGCTCATTTCGTTCTCTCCGGCAAGCCAGAGGCACTGAAGAAGGCAGCTGCTGCCCTGCAGCGCGCTGCTGATTCCTACAACGAGGACATCAACGAAAAGCGCAAGGGTGGATCCCTCGCTGAGCCTAAGTTTGATTACTTGGACGTTGCTATCCCATTCCACCACTCCTCCATGAAGGATGCTGCTGATTTAGCAGTGCAGTGGTCGGAGACCTGTGGCCTCGACGTTGATGCCCGCAAGCTCGCGGACTACATCTTGGTCAACCCAAGCGACTGGGTAGCACAGATCGCAGATCTCAAAGCAGATTACGTTCTGTCTCTGGATGCCGGTGTCAGTCGCTTTACCGCACCACTGCTTGACGGCCGTGGCATCGCATTGGTTCCAGCATTTTCTGCTGCAGAGCGAGACAACCTGGGCCGCCCTGGATACCAGGTTCCAATTGCAGAAGACTGGTCTGAGTTCGCACCAAAGCTCGTCAAGCTGCCTAATGGTGATCTGAAGGTGCTCACCGGCTTCTCCAAGCTGACCGGTTACTCACCAATCTTGCTTGCAGGTATGACTCCAACCACCGTTGACCCAACGATCGTGGCTGCAGCGGCAAACGCTGGCCACTGGGCTGAAATGGCCGGTGGCGGACAGTACTCCGAAGAGGTGTTCACCAAGAACAAGGAAAAGCTTGTTTCTTTGCTCAACGTGGGACGTTCCGCACAGTTCAACTCCATGTTCTTCGACCGCTACATGTGGAACCTGCAGTTCGGTGCACAGCGCATCGTCTCCAAGGCACGTGCAACCGGTACCTCCATCAACGGCGTTGTTGTCTCCGCTGGTATCCCAGAGGTTGAGGAAGCGACCGAGCTGATCAGCGACCTCAATGCTGATGGATTCCCATACGTTGCGTTCAAGCCAGGCACTGTGGATCAGATCCGCGCAACCCTGAAGATTGCTGATGCAAACCCAGACACCAAGATCATCATCCAGATCGAGGATGGCCACGCAGGTGGACACCACTCCTGGGTTAACCTCGATGACCTGCTGCTGACCACCTACGCTGAACTGCGTGCACGCAAGAACGTTGTCGTGCTCATCGGTGGCGGTATTGGCACCCCAGCTAAGGCTGCGTACTACCTGACTGGTGAATGGTCCACCGACCTGGGCTTCCCAGCAATGCCTGTCGACGGCATCCTCGTGGGTACCGCTGCCATGGCAACCAAGGAAGCCACCACCTCACCTCAGGTTAAGCAGGCACTGGTTGACACCCCAGGTGTCGATCCACACGATGCTGGCGGCTGGGTTGGCCGTGGTGAAGCTCGTGGCGGTGTTACCTCTGGTCTGTCCCACCTCCACGCTGATATGTACGAGTTGGACAACGACTCCGCAGCAGCATCCCGCCTGATCTCTTCCATCGATTCTGACGATTATGCAGATCACCGCGAAGAGCTCATCGAGGCTATCAACAAGACCTCCAAGCCTTTCTATGGCGAGGTCGAGGAGATGACCTACGCTGAATGGATCGAGCGTTGGGTAGAACTTGCATACCCAACCCAGGACCCAACCTGGGATGATCGCTTCTTCGATCTCGTTCACCGCATTGAAGCCCGCCTCAGCGATGTTGAGCACGGCGCCATCGAGACGCTGTTCCCTGACCTGGCATCGGTGGAGAACGAGGAAGAAGCCGTCGACAAGCTTCTTGCTGCCTACCCTCATGCCCGCGAGATCAAGGTCTCGGCCCGCGACGCCGCGTGGTTTATTGGTTTGTGCCGCAAGCACCACAAGCCTATGCCGTGGGTACCTGCTATCGACGCCGACCTGGCGCGCTGGTGGGGCCTGGACACCCTGTGGCAGTCCCAGAACGAGCGTTACGACGCAAGCGCTGTGCGCGTTATCCCAGGACCTGTCTCCGTTGCCGGTATCGACCGCGTTGACGAGCCTGTCGCTGAACTGCTCGGACGCTTCGAGGCTGCCTGCGTTGAGGCACTCGACGGTGAGGCTGAGGAAATCTTCTCCCGCCTCAATGAGTCCAAGGACGAGCGCGAATTCCTTCTGGCTACCCCGCACATCGTGTGGCACGGCAACCTCATCGACAACCCTGCACACGTACTGAAGGAGGGCGCATTCGAGCTCATCGAAGAAGATGGCTACTGGGTCATCCGCATCCTGGCTGATTCCTACTTCGATGACCTGCCAGAAGAGCAGCGCCCATACCTGGTTAAGCACGTTGATATCCCAGTTGAGCTGGGCGACGCTGTTGCAACCGGTGGTTCCCCAGTTGTCTCCCGCGAGAAGCTACCAGAATCTGTCTTCGCACTGCTCGCAGGTGTTGCCGGTGTTGGTTCCGTTTCCGCGGCTGGCGACGAGATCACCGCACTTCCAGAAGCAGTGGAAGACGGCACCCCATTTGGCACCGTCCGTGACTCCTTCACCCTGCCTGCATCCCTGCTCACCGCGCACACCGCAGTGACTGGCGCAGCTCTGGAGGAGCACAACGTTGGTACTCCAGACGTTCTCATGGGTGCGTGCTGGCCAGCCATCTACGCAGCGCTTGGCACCGGTAAGCTTTCCGACGGCTACCCAGTCATCGAAGGCCTGCTCAACGCAGTTCACCTGGATCACCTCCTGGATCTGCGCATCCCACTGGAGGAGCTGGCAGACGGCCGCACCATCGACGTTGAGGCCCGCACCGATTCCATCGAAGAGTCTTCCTCCGGACGTATCGTTACCGTCCGCATCGTGCTCACCACCGAAGGCGAAGTAGCAGCAAAGCTGGTTACCCGCTTTGCCATCCGCGGACGCATCACCACCACCGACATGGCAGCTCCTGCTGATTCTTACGGTGCACGCGATGAAGTCATCGAGCCAACTCCTCGTTCCTTCGTCCGCCAGGCAACCGTCTCTGCACCTGCAGATATGACCCCATTCGCCATGGTGTCCGGTGACTACAACCCAATTCACACCTCTGACAACGCAGCAAAGCTTGTTGGCTTGGATGCAGCACTGGTTCACGGCATGTGGCTGTCTGCTACCGCTCAGCATCTTGCCGGCCTGGGCTCAGAGGTCATCGGTTGGACCTACTCCATGTACGGCATGGTTCAGCTCAACGACGTCGTGGACATCACTGTCGAGCGCGTCGGCCGCGCAGGCCTCAAGCCTGCCTACGAGGTCACCTGCCGTATCGATGGCAACGTGGTTTCCCGCGGCCAGGCACTGCTCAAGGCACCGTCCACCGCTTACGTTTACCCAGGTCAGGGTATTCAGGCGAAGGGCATGGGCCAGGGCGACCGCACCGCGAGCCCAGAGGCACGCGCAGTGTGGGAGCGTGCAGATGCACACACCCGCGCAAACCTTGGCTTCTCCATTCAGCAGGTCATTGATGAAAACCCAGTGGAGCTCAAGGTCGGAGACACCACCTTCGTGCACCCAGCTGGTGTTCTCAACCTGACTCAGTTCACCCAAGTCGCGCTCGCCGTGGTTGCCTATGCACAGACCGAGCGCCTCAAGGCAGCAGACGCAATTGTCGACGAGTCCCTCTACGCCGGACACTCCCTTGGCGAGTACACCGCCCTGGCATCTCTGGGCAACATCTTCGAACTCGAAGGTGTCATCGACGTGGTGTTCTCCCGCGGTTCCGCAATGCACTCCCTCGTCCCACGCGATGAGCAGGGCCGCTCAAACTACGGCCTGGCTGCATTCCGTCCAAACATGATCAACGTCCCAGGCTCCGAAGTTGAGGCATGGGTTGAGCGTGTAGCAGGTGAATCCGGCGAGTTCCTGCAGATCGTGAACTACAACGTTGACGGCCAGCAGTACGCTGTGGCTGGCACCTTGGCAGGCCTGAAGGCTCTCAAGGCGTCTGCATCTGCAAACCCACGTGCTTACGTCAACATCCCAGGCATTGACGTGCCATTCCACTCCAGCGTGCTGCGCCCAGGTGTTCCTGCCTTCGCAGAGAAGCTAGATGAGCTTCTGCCTGAGACCATCGACATCGATGCTCTGCGTGGACGCTACATTCCAAACCTGGTTGCTCGCCCATTCGAGCTCACCCAGGACTTCGTGGATTCCATCCTCGCGGTTGTTCCTTCCGAGCGACTAAAGGACGTCAAGGTCGACGAGATCGATGACAACTCCCTGGCCCGCCTGCTCCTCATTGAGCTGCTGTCCTGGCAGTTTGCATCCCCAGTTCGTTGGATCGAAACCCAGGCTTTGCTCATCGACTCCGTTGATCAGATCATCGAAGTTGGTCTTGCAGCATCCCCAACCTTGACCAACCTGGCGCTTCGCACCATGGATGTCATTGGCAAGTCCCGCCCAGTCTTCAACGTTGAGCGCGACCAGGACACCGTTATGCTTAACGACGTCCGCCAGGCCCCAGTGGCAGAGGTAGAAGAGGAAGCACCAGCAGCGGAAGCAGCCGCACCTGTGGCAGAAGCTCCAGCAGCAGCACCAGTAGCCGCCGCTCCGGTAGCCGCACCTGCAGGTCCTGTCGGCAACGCACCAGAGCTGAAGTTCAACGCAGCCAACGCAATCATGGTGCTGTTCGCCGTCCAGAACAAGATCAACATTGATCAGATCACCGCAGCAGATACTTCTGAGACCCTGACCAATGGTGTGTCTTCTCGCCGTAACCAGATGCTCATGGACATGTCCACCGAGCTGTCTGTCCCAACCATCGACGGCGCA
The window above is part of the Corynebacterium deserti GIMN1.010 genome. Proteins encoded here:
- a CDS encoding aldo/keto reductase, giving the protein MSNFAMNTPTLTLSDGAEIPQIGLGTWELRGEEAYRVVRDAVEVGYRLIDTATLYNNEAEVGRAINDAIKAGDVTRDDVVVTSKVWDSDHGADSTKKAFQQTLSLMQLDYLDVYLIHSPVPGSNVETFEAMAQLQGLGSIQSIGVSNFYPSVLEELIDKTGIVPAINQVELHPGFSQAELRKLHQKLGIVTQAWAPFGGGDFFNHPVILEVARRHKVASSVIILSWMVAIGCVAIPKTAQKERLLLNLKVHDFRLSDDDVSKITAIDNESGAGRKFWDPKPVGR
- a CDS encoding citrate synthase, whose translation is MFERDIVATDNNKAVLHYPGGEFEMDIMEATEGNSGVVLGKMLSETGLVTFDPGYVSTGSTESKITYIDGDAGILRYRGYDIADLAENATFNEVSYLLINGELPTPDQLHKFNDEIRHHTLLDEDFKSQFNVFPRDAHPMATLASSVNILSTYYQDQLNPLDEAQLDKATVRLMAKVPMLAAYAHRARKGAPYMYPDNSLNARENFLRMMFGYPTEPYEIDPIMVKALDKLLILHADHEQNCSTSTVRMIGSAQANMFVSIAGGINALSGPLHGGANQAVLEMLEDIKNNHGGDATEFMNKVKNKEDGVRLMGFGHRVYKNYDPRAAIVKETAHEILEHLGGDDLLDLAIKLEEIALADDYFISRKLYPNVDFYTGLIYRAMGFPTDFFTVLFAIGRLPGWIAHYREQLGAPGAKINRPRQIYTGNTSRKFIPREER
- a CDS encoding DUF485 domain-containing protein, giving the protein MQNSAEFKELRSKFRSFAFPMSVAFFVWYIVYVLVATFASDWMSTPVVGNMNIGVFFGLAQFITTFAITYIYIVYANKNLEPRQAAIRQKMEG
- the fkpA gene encoding FKBP-type peptidyl-prolyl cis-trans isomerase FkpA, whose product is MEKPQIEPQVGPAPEDLVISDIIVGDGAEARPGGEVEVHYVGVDFETGEEFDSSWDRGQTSQFPLNGLIAGWQEGIPGMKVGGRRQLTIPPEAAYGPEGSGHPLSGRTLVFIIDLISA
- a CDS encoding solute symporter family protein, translated to MNSTILLAQEDTGNPILNISVFVVFIVVTMTVVMRAGKSTKEASDFYTGGASFSGTQNGLAIAGDYLSAASFLGIVGAIALNGYDGFLYSIGFFVAWLVALLLVAEPLRNVGRFTMADVLSFRLRQKPVRVAAAFGTLFVSLFYLIAQMAGAGSLVSVLLNIHEFHWQALVVGVVGVVMIAYVLLGGMKGTTYVQMIKACLLVGGVLIMTIWTFIAVKGGISTLLDDAVAAHAVSERAATLGYDATEILEPGLKYGSSLTTQLDFVSLGIALVLGTAGLPHVLMRFYTVPTAKEARKSVTWAIVLIGSFYLMTLILGYGAAALVGPDRIMDAPGAANAAAPLLALELGGSIFMALISAVAFATVLAVVAGLAITASAAVGHDIYDAVVRDGQSTEAEQVRVSRITIIVIGILSIVLGILAMSQNVAFLVALAFAIAASANLPCILYSLYWKKFNTTGAVAAIYTGLISALLLIFFSPAVSGTATSMVPSDGGGWAIFPLTNPGIISIPLAFIAGWIGTMVGKPDNLDDLQAEMEVRSLTGVGVEAAVDH
- a CDS encoding carboxyl transferase domain-containing protein, whose product is MTRILASEFLTVLDPDSFIRWDTPPKYGEIDQEYADALTRANSKAEFDESIITGEGLINGSPIAVIVFDFTFMGGSLGAVASTRIMQAVHRATKQKLPLLVSPASGGARMQEDNRATVMMLTITSAVQRHRHANLPFIVYLRDPTMGGAMATVGSLGHITFAQPGASIGFLGPRVVGVITGSKLPDGVQQAENLAEHGIVDRVMPFEQLRNEMVKIVRILAPATPGGYIETPKPTQKLNLLETIEVTRDPTRPGSFELMEELGDGVVKLSGAPGATVAIARIHGRACVLIAQDRRHTLTTQALRLARHGASLACELALPLVSIVDTPGAELSQAAEEQGMVGSIARTIATLVDAPLPSVTIILGQGVGAGALAMLPGNLVYAAETAWLSALPFEGASAILYNDADHAAEILERQGVLARSLVEMKLIDGLIAETDNFLQNVLATISNALSELETNPERAGREARFARFEELAQPNL